TGATGTCGACCAGGCGCGCCTTGCGGTCGACCCCCAGGACCTCGTAGTAATTCATCACCCGGGCTCCTGCACCTTGATCGATCGGACGCGAGTGCCGGTGGACCGCGGGAGAAAGACCTCGAGGACCCCCAGGTGGACCCTCGCGTCGACCCGGTCTCCCGCCACGGGAGCCGGCAGGGAGAAGGTACGCGAGAAGGAGCCGCACGGCCTCTCGATGCGCAGCGCCGAGCGCGCCTCCTTCTCCCGTTCGCGCCGTCCCTTGACCGTCACGATCGCCCCCTCGACCTTGATCTGGAGGTCCTCGCGGCGCACGCCGGGAACCTCGGCCGTCAGCACGAAGCCCTCGCGATCCTCGCGCACGTCCACCGGCGGAATCCAGGCGGCCAGATCGTCCGACGAGAGACCGCCCCGGCCCTGCACCGATTCGAGGAGCTGGTTCAGGCGTTCCTTGAGGGCGATCAGATCGCGGAGCGGATCCCAGGACTTCGCCGCGGGGCCGCGGCGCGGCGGCCGGCCGGATCGGGCGCTCATTTCTTGGGCTCGTCGACGTCGACGAACTCCGCGTCGATCACGTCGCCGTCTTTGCCCCCCCCGCCGGCGGATCCGCCTTCCGGTTGCCCCCCCGCGGACTCGGCGCCGCGGGAGGGGCCGGCCGCGCCCGCCCCGACCTTCTGGTACAGCAGCTCGGCCAGGTGATGCGAGGACTTGTCGAGCTTCTGGAGCGCCTCCTTGATCCGATCGGCGCCCCCTTCCGTGACCGCCTTCTTGACGTCCTCGACGGCGGCCCGGATGCTCCGTTCGTCGTCGGCCGACACCTTGTCCCGGTTCTCCTCCAGGAGCTTCTCGACCTGGTACACGCGAGCGTCGGCGGCATTGCGGGCCTCGATCTCCTCCCGCTTGCGCTTGTCCTCTTCCGAGTGGGCCTGGGCCTCCTTGACCATCTTGTCGATGTCGTCCTTGGCCAGGGTCCCCTGCCCGCTGATGGTGATTTTCTGCTCCTTCGACGTCGCCAGGTCCTTGGCCGAGACGTTCAGGATGCCGTTGGCGTCGATGTCGAAC
This window of the Candidatus Polarisedimenticolia bacterium genome carries:
- a CDS encoding Hsp70 family protein — translated: LDVTPLSLGIETLGGVMTRLIERNTTIPTTKKEVFSTAADNQPAVDIKVYQGEREFARDNRLLGSFLLEGLPPAPRGVPQIEVSFDIDANGILNVSAKDLATSKEQKITISGQGTLAKDDIDKMVKEAQAHSEEDKRKREEIEARNAADARVYQVEKLLEENRDKVSADDERSIRAAVEDVKKAVTEGGADRIKEALQKLDKSSHHLAELLYQKVGAGAAGPSRGAESAGGQPEGGSAGGGGKDGDVIDAEFVDVDEPKK
- a CDS encoding Hsp20/alpha crystallin family protein, with protein sequence MSARSGRPPRRGPAAKSWDPLRDLIALKERLNQLLESVQGRGGLSSDDLAAWIPPVDVREDREGFVLTAEVPGVRREDLQIKVEGAIVTVKGRREREKEARSALRIERPCGSFSRTFSLPAPVAGDRVDARVHLGVLEVFLPRSTGTRVRSIKVQEPG